In Penaeus vannamei isolate JL-2024 chromosome 40, ASM4276789v1, whole genome shotgun sequence, the genomic stretch tcccataggcctcctccatgcAGAATTGTCTCGTAAAGACACCCTGATAGGcaggtcatccacagggaaacgagaaaggtgcccgtatagcctgaattggcggtcccggattatgcaagtaacaggtcccatgccagtctcacgatGAAGTCGTCGGTTGGATACatagtcctgccaactgtaccccatgatccggtgtagGAACTTGTTACAAAAGTCATCGAGACGTGACTCTAAGACACtagatagtgtccaggtttcgcttccatagagcaaaactggcagtatcaaggcctctAACTTGTTCCTTCTGCTTCTGCAAATATTCTTGTTAACAGAGTTCATGGCTCCTGTTGCAAGAACACTCCATCATCCTGGTGTGACAACCCAGAggtatgaactgcactaccaaggtatgtaaggcATGCATGTGACATCAACGTCCTTGCCGCAAGCGCGTATCGCCTGAACATGTTCTCATAACAGGCCCCGAAaaccctggatcttggtcttactCCAGGAGACCTGCAAGGCCaagggcttcgcctcattgctaaaAATATCAAGAGGTGCTACcagagatatataatatatatatatatacttatatatatacacatataaatatgcatatatatgtgtataatatatatatatatatatatatatatatatatatatatatatatatgtacatgtacatttatgtttatatatttatatatttatttatacacacacacacacacacacacacacacacacacacacatatatatatgtatatatatatatatatatatatatatatatatatatatatatatatatatatatatatacatatatatgtgtgtgtgtgtgtgtgtgtgtgtgtgtgtgtataaataaacatataaatatataaacataaatgtacatgtacatatatttatatgtatttatatatttatatgtttatttatacacacacacacacacacacacacacacacacacacacacacacacacacacacacatatatatatatatatatatatatatatatatatatatatatatcaaactcaaaatgcaatttagaggcactGCCCCGAAAAGGTGGTGCATGTACATATGCCCGCTATATATGAAGGGAATGCAGATCTCAAAccatgcccaatcgcctctactctatcatagccttccatagcaccctcgatcatctcctttacccattccgttgtttaggggtgtttaaggggtctatgaagggtctataaggggtatgcaagtactcaaaccatatccattctcatttactctgtgatagctttccatggCACCCTGGATCATCTCtttaacccttgccgttgttttggtgtgtatataaggggtctataaggggtatcaAACTTTTCCTACTGTACCCATTCTGAATTAGTAATTTACTATGTGATAGTTTTGCATAGCACCCTAAATCAACCTGCATCCATGTACCTTTACTTCAATATTTATcagtattttagttttttttcgtgtCCTGACTCCTTATAGGAACCCCTTATCAGAACGcaacatagcctaagccacgcaggacctcgagacctttctaaagtgcccaagaactcccctcaactccttgtggttgctgagaaaaagcgaacttaagtaggtctctggttatggtttatgattTTAcattatgaaagttgttaatatatagccctgtggcctGCCCCcctgttttcggttcagttggatggagattgatttttttttttttcagagcatatatatatgtgtatgtgtgagtgtgtgtgtgtgcgtgggaatcCCTCAGTCTtcattattccttctccctcccttcttccttcgctgccttccttcctttttctctcccttcctccctctcctaccccttcttccctcccatttcctcaccctcaactatcccttcctccctctctctccctcttcccctcttacccctcccatttcctctccctcccctaccccttcctccctccctctcccttcctccctttcttttccttcctcccaaaCACTTCCTTTCACCAAAGCATTTCCCCTCCAGCCTTCCCTCCGGCCTCAGCTCCTCCATCACCAAGGGCGCAAAAAGAGCAAGGTGTCGGCGGAGGATTCTCGGCTTATCGTgcgccggggggaggggaggggggcggggggatggatGCTCCGCTTTCTTATAGAGATTCCGTTCCTAATGGGAtcccttttattgttttttgtcttggtttttttttttttttaatcttttatgtatatgcatgtgttcatttatttactcctGTGTTGATATATCTATTCCTTTACTTTGTCATTTACTTCatgttttgatgtttttattcatttgtttattcatttagtctgtatatatatgtatgtatgcataacatgtatgtacatatacatatacatacatatatatatatatatatatatatatatatatatatatatatatatatatatatatatatatatatatatatacatatatagatacatatatatatgtatatatgtatatatatatatgtacatatatatatacgtatatatatatatatatatatatatatatatatatatatatatatatatatatatatatatacgtaaatacatatatatacatatatatatatatatatatatatatatatatatatatatatatatatatatatgtatatatatacgtatatatatatatacctatatatatacgtatatatatatatgtatatatatatatatatatatatatatatatatacgtatatatatatttatatatatgtatatatatatatatatatagagagagagagagagagagagagagagagagagagagagagagagagagagagagagagagagggagagaaagagaaagaggagagagagaaagagagagagagagaagcagcagcgagagaaagagagagagagagagagcgagagaaagagagagagagagagagagagagagagagagagaaagaaagaaagggagagagagtaaatctgtctatatttatatacatacatatatatatatatatatatatatatatatatatatatatatatatatatatatatatatatatatatatatatatatatatatatatatatatatatatatatatatatatatatatatatatatatatatatgtatgtatgtgtgtgtgtgtgtgtgtgtgtgtgtatgtatatatatacaaatatatatatatatatatatatatatatatatatatatatatatatatatatatatatatatatatatatatatatatatatatatatataatatatatatatataatatatatatatatatatatatacatatatataaaatatatatgtatatatatatacatatatgtatatatatatgtatatatatatatatacatatatgtatacacacatatatataaacatatatatacatatatatatatatatatatatatatatatatgtatacatatatatatacatatatatatacatatatacatgtatacatatatacatatatacatatatatatgtacatatatatatatatatgtacatatatatatgtacatatatatatatgtatatatatatatgtatatatatatatgtacatatacatatatgtacatatatatatgtacatatatatatatatgtatgaatgtatatatatgtatatatatgtatatatatgtatatatatatgtatgtatgtatgtatgtatgtatatatatatatatatatatatatatatatatatatatatatatatatatatatatatatatatatatatatatatatatatatatatatatatatatatatatatgcatacatatatatatatatatatatatatatatatatatatatatatatatacatatgtatatatatgtatatatatgtatatatatgtatatatatgtatatatatacatatatatatatatatatatatatatatatatatatatattacatatatacatatataaacatatataaacatatatatacatatataaacatatatatacatatatatatacatatatgtgtgtgtatgtgtgcgtgtgtgtgtgtgtgtgtgtgtgtgcgtgtttgtgtatgtatgtatatatatacatatacatataaatatatatatatatatatatatatatatatatatatatatatatatatatatatatacacacacacacacacacacacacacacacacacacacacacacacacacacatacacacacacacacatatatatatatatatatatatatatatatatatatatatatatatatatatatatatatatatatatatatatacatatatatatatatacatatatatatatacagatatatatatatatatatatatatatatatatatatatatgaatatatatatatatatatctatatatatatatatatatatatatatatatatatatatatatatatatctatacatatatatatacagatatatatatatatatatatatatatatatatatatatatatatgtatatatatatatatatatatatatatgaatatttatatatatatatatatatatatatatatatatatatatttatatatatatgtatatatataagtatatacacacacacacacacacacacacactcacacacacacatatatatatatatatatatatatatatatatatctatatatatatatacatatatatatataagtatatataggtatatatatgtatatatatgtatacatatatatataaatatatatatatatatatatacatatatatatacagatatatatatatatatatatatatatatatatatatatatatatatatatatatatatatatatatgtgaatatatatatatttatatatatatatatatatatatagatatatatatatctatatgtatatatatatatatatttatatatatatatatatatatatttatatatatatatttgtatatatatatatatatgaatatatatatatatatatatatatatatatatatatatatatatatatatatatatatatttgtatatatatatatatacatatatatatatatatatatatatatatatatatatatatatatatatatatatatatatatatatatcatatacatgtatatatgtatatatatatatatatatatatgtatatatatatatatatatatatatatatatatatatatatatatacatatatatatatatatatatatatatatatatatatatatatgtatgtatgtatatatacatatatatctatctatctatctatatatatatatatatatatatatatatatatatatatatatatatatatatatatatatatgtatatatatacatatatatatatacatatatatatatatatatatatatatatatatatatgtatatttatatatatatacatatatatatatacatatatatatatatatatatttatatatatatatatatgtgtgtgtgtgtgtgtgtgtgtataaagaaaaagagatacagataaatagatagatatgtatatatatgtttttgtatatatacatatatatttacatatatatatatatatatatacatacatatatatatatatatatatatatatatatatatatatatgtatatatggaagaaaaacccacaatgcacaaactagattgtgcattttcatcaataatctagtttgtgcattgtgggtttttcttccatattatcaacacggtattgtgtttttcattgcatatatacatacatacatatatatatatatatatatatatatatatatatatatatatatatatatatatatatatatatataaaattgtatgtgtggatatatgtatttatgtgtatgtgtgtgtgtgtgtgtgtgtgtgtgtgtgtgtgtgtgtgtgtgtgtgcgcgcgtgtgtgtgtgtgtgtgtgtgtgtgtgtgtgtgtatgcgtgtgtgcgtgcgtgcgtgcgtacgtgcgtgtgtgtgtgtgtgtttcgtgtgtgcgtaagtgcgtaagtgcgtgggtgcgtgtgtgtttgtgtgtgtgtgtgtgtgtttttgtgtgcgtgcgtgcgtgcgtgcgtgcgtgtgtgtgtgtttcgtgcgtgcgtgcgtgcgtgcgtgtgtgtgtgtgtgtgtgtgtgtgtgtgtgtgtgtgtgtgtgtgtgtgtgtgtgtgtgtgtgtgtgtgtgtgtgtgtgttgacatttaatacttatttttacagatttgttgtatttttatgaaatttgctatcgtcaacacttttttttctcaaaagagTCTTAGCGAAATTGAATAttccacacacatatttgcatagatttgtatatatacatatatatattatataaatataaaaataaacacaaacacacacgcgcgcgcgtgcgcatatGCATGTGTGGAATATTCCATTTCGCCAAGACTCTTTTCAAGAAATGAGTGTTGAAGACGGAAAATTTCCTTATGAATGTTTGAAGAATATTGAGGCAATACAAAAGCAGCTTACCACAATGCTAAAGCGAAAGGTTCTTCATCGAAAAGGAATGCAGATCAACCACACACCTAAAGATATCCTATGCAATAATGACCGCGCCTTAGCAtggcatgtaaatatgtatgtactataaGCAATGTAAAGAACAAAAGTCAAATGTGGACTTGCCCCAAAATAGTACTGATTATTGGAGATCAGCTGTTACAGTGCTCCCAGTATTGAGAAATGGAAACACTCTGGGACCCtctcttaaaaaataataatgataaaataaaataaataaataaatgatggtagtgatattaGAGTTGTGTTGAAGGCAGCAAATTTCAGTTGAAATACAATAACACTAATGTAAATGAATGTCAGCATATTAGGATAAAACAGACTTTGAATCACTACTCCAGAGTCGAAgataagttttcttttttcttttcttttttcctttgggagggggggaggtttttCTCTTAATAAAGGGTTATAAAATAGCACAATTAAGGTCCGAGTCAGAAATCCCACTGGAATCAAACTTTCGTGTACTAAGATTTTTGATAGATACATGCCATGAGTTAATAGCTGGACAGATATCCCAGGGAAAGCGGGCAAAGAAATTAGTGAGGCAATGTGGAAGTGTAATGTAGAGTCGCAttagaaagatgaagagacaatGGAATAACATGAATCCCTTCAGGGTTAACTCATTCGTTCCATTTAGATTGTTGTATGAAAATCATGTTGCTCTAAAATACAGAAAACTAGGAATTAAACCAACTGGTGAAAAAGGATATCCAACATGCATGTTATTTATTGATGgcgtgaaaaaaatgtatattataaaaCCATTCATCAAAATTAGTGAGTGACATTGCGGTATGATTGCGTGTTACACAGGTACGAAGtgaagaaatatacaaaaatggTGTCCAAAGGGGGAAAGATACTGAAAGGAGGTGTACATATACCGAAGAAT encodes the following:
- the LOC138860263 gene encoding uncharacterized protein, with product MNSVNKNICRSRRNKLEALILPVLLYGSETWTLSSVLESRLDDFCNKFLHRIMGYSWQDYVSNRRLHRETGMGPVTCIIRDRQFRLYGHLSRFPVDDLPIRVSLRDNSAWRRPMGRPCGLTRA